One window of the Amycolatopsis mediterranei genome contains the following:
- a CDS encoding glycoside hydrolase family 15 protein, with amino-acid sequence MAPIEDYALLGDLHTAALLSRDGAIDWLCLPRFDSPACFAALLHDEHAGTWRLAPASGGPATRRSYRGESLIMTTEWDTPGGTVRVLDFMPPRGEAADVVRIVEGVSGRVPMRMLLRLRLDYGSVVPWVRNEDGEFVAVAGPDAIRVRTPVPLHGEDLATHAEFTVAAGERVPFVLTHSASHRPRPRSADAGTALAGTERFWAEWIGRCRYEGPWRDAVRRALITLKALTYAPTGGILAAATTSLPEQLGGSRNWDYRYCWLRDATFTLQALIGTGYHAEARAWREWLVRAVAGDPADLQIMYGLDGTRRLPESTLDWLSGYEGSTPVRVGNAAADQFQLDVWGEVLDGLHLVREAGLPTSHPAWDLQRRLLDFLEGHWDQPDNGLWEVRGPRRHFVHSKVMAWAGVDRAVHTVRAHGLDGPVEDWGALREKIHQDVCAHGYDADRNTFTQFYGSRGLDAALLLIPRVGFLPAGDPRVRGTVDAVRAELAHGGFVRRYDADADGGVDGLPGGEGSFLACSFWLADALHATGRTSEARALFEQLLGLRNDVGLLSEEYDTDSGRQVGNTPQAFSMVGLVNTARQLSGSETGTNAPGEHQRS; translated from the coding sequence ATGGCCCCGATCGAGGACTACGCCCTGCTGGGCGACCTGCACACGGCGGCGCTGCTCTCGCGCGACGGCGCGATCGACTGGCTGTGCCTGCCGCGCTTCGACTCCCCGGCCTGCTTCGCCGCGCTCCTGCACGACGAGCACGCCGGCACCTGGCGGCTCGCCCCGGCGAGCGGCGGCCCCGCGACCCGGCGTTCGTACCGCGGCGAGTCGCTGATCATGACGACCGAGTGGGACACCCCCGGCGGCACGGTCCGCGTCCTGGACTTCATGCCGCCGCGCGGGGAAGCCGCGGACGTCGTCCGGATCGTCGAAGGCGTGTCCGGCCGGGTGCCGATGCGCATGCTGCTGCGGCTGCGCCTCGACTACGGTTCCGTCGTCCCCTGGGTGCGGAACGAGGACGGCGAGTTCGTCGCGGTCGCCGGGCCCGACGCGATCCGGGTCCGCACGCCGGTGCCGCTGCACGGCGAGGACCTGGCCACGCACGCCGAGTTCACCGTGGCCGCCGGGGAGCGCGTCCCGTTCGTCCTCACCCACAGCGCCTCCCACCGGCCGCGCCCGCGGTCCGCCGACGCCGGAACCGCGCTCGCCGGCACAGAACGTTTCTGGGCGGAGTGGATCGGCCGCTGCCGGTACGAAGGGCCGTGGCGGGACGCGGTCCGGCGCGCGCTGATCACCCTCAAGGCCCTCACCTACGCCCCGACCGGCGGCATCCTCGCCGCCGCGACGACGTCGCTGCCGGAACAGCTCGGCGGGTCGCGCAACTGGGACTACCGCTACTGCTGGCTGCGCGACGCGACCTTCACCCTGCAGGCCCTGATCGGCACCGGCTACCACGCCGAAGCCCGCGCGTGGCGTGAATGGCTCGTCCGCGCGGTGGCCGGCGACCCGGCCGACCTGCAGATCATGTACGGCCTCGACGGCACCCGACGGCTGCCGGAGTCCACATTGGACTGGCTGTCCGGCTACGAAGGTTCGACGCCGGTCCGGGTCGGCAACGCCGCGGCGGACCAGTTCCAGCTCGACGTCTGGGGCGAGGTCCTCGACGGGCTCCACCTGGTCCGCGAAGCCGGGCTCCCGACGTCCCACCCGGCCTGGGACCTGCAGCGCCGGCTGCTCGACTTCCTCGAAGGCCACTGGGACCAGCCGGACAACGGTCTCTGGGAAGTTCGCGGGCCGCGCCGGCACTTCGTCCATTCCAAGGTGATGGCCTGGGCCGGGGTCGACCGCGCGGTGCACACGGTGCGGGCCCACGGCCTCGACGGCCCGGTCGAGGATTGGGGGGCCCTGCGCGAAAAGATCCACCAGGACGTCTGCGCCCACGGTTACGACGCCGACCGCAACACGTTCACCCAGTTCTACGGCTCCCGCGGCCTGGACGCGGCGCTGCTGCTCATCCCCCGCGTCGGCTTCCTGCCGGCCGGGGACCCTCGGGTCCGCGGCACGGTGGACGCGGTCCGGGCCGAGCTCGCCCACGGCGGGTTCGTCCGGCGCTACGACGCCGACGCGGACGGAGGTGTCGACGGACTGCCCGGCGGCGAGGGCAGTTTCCTGGCGTGCAGCTTCTGGCTCGCCGACGCCCTCCACGCGACCGGTCGCACGAGCGAGGCCCGCGCGCTGTTCGAGCAGTTGCTGGGGCTGCGCAACGACGTGGGCCTGCTGTCGGAGGAGTACGACACCGACTCGGGCCGGCAGGTGGGGAACACGCCGCAGGCGTTCAGCATGGTCGGGCTGGTCAACACGGCCCGGCAGCTCTCGGGTTCGGAAACCGGCACGAACGCCCCGGGCGAGCACCAGCGCTCCTAG
- a CDS encoding RICIN domain-containing protein gives MRPTHSVLRRTLSTAVRFLALSALAGGLLTAVPSQAQASTAGLKGVNWADARDNFVNGVLYVSGLGASDTYSSAAATANQVVGQLYSITGGNTVRMPINEPTVSGYWGTYTGAIDTALAKGKVILAYWAYTGGKPTDTGRFQQMWDTVVAKYGSNPNAYFEVINEPYAYSAGDLDNFYYAWLNRYPGVPRDRVILDGTGDAQNVPAVGSDRRLDGTLLAAHDYSFFAGYESETEWADHIGGYIGAYADRTVVTEWGGPMSPGSKNGVHYDTLDYSIPSGSFFADYIRGVSAKLRSLGLGSVYWPGLRDGDWYSLTTKAGTGAGIKLTLSNPSGLTRLRYAWGLGDGGGTYVRIVNAATGLYVDGLGRTASGSGTGQAGGDPARYDQQWVVENAGNRVRIKNRATGLYLDGAGRTTNGAVVSQYAASGSANQLWSVVTDANNVRIRNSSTGEYLDGMGRTGSGTDLGQYGDSSSTNQRWRIVAAG, from the coding sequence ATGAGACCGACCCATTCCGTGCTTCGCAGGACGCTGTCCACGGCAGTCCGGTTCTTGGCGCTGTCCGCGCTCGCCGGTGGGCTGCTGACCGCCGTCCCGTCGCAGGCCCAAGCGTCCACGGCCGGGCTCAAGGGCGTCAACTGGGCCGACGCGCGGGACAACTTCGTCAACGGCGTGCTGTACGTCTCCGGGCTCGGTGCCTCGGACACGTACTCCTCGGCCGCCGCCACGGCGAACCAGGTCGTCGGCCAGCTGTACTCGATCACCGGGGGCAACACCGTCCGGATGCCGATCAACGAACCGACGGTCTCCGGCTACTGGGGCACCTACACCGGGGCGATCGACACCGCGCTCGCCAAGGGCAAGGTGATCCTGGCGTACTGGGCCTACACCGGTGGCAAGCCGACGGACACGGGCCGGTTCCAGCAGATGTGGGACACCGTCGTCGCCAAGTACGGCAGCAACCCGAACGCCTACTTCGAGGTCATCAACGAGCCGTACGCCTACAGCGCGGGCGACCTCGACAACTTCTACTATGCCTGGCTGAACCGCTACCCCGGCGTGCCCCGCGACCGGGTGATCCTCGACGGCACCGGGGACGCCCAGAACGTGCCCGCGGTCGGCAGCGACCGGCGGCTCGACGGGACGCTGCTGGCGGCCCACGACTACTCGTTCTTCGCCGGCTACGAAAGCGAAACCGAGTGGGCCGACCACATCGGCGGCTACATCGGGGCGTACGCCGACCGGACCGTCGTCACCGAGTGGGGCGGCCCGATGTCGCCCGGCAGCAAGAACGGCGTGCACTACGACACCCTCGACTACAGCATCCCGAGCGGATCGTTCTTCGCCGACTACATCCGGGGCGTCAGCGCGAAACTGCGGAGCCTGGGCCTGGGCAGCGTGTACTGGCCGGGCCTGCGCGACGGCGACTGGTACAGCTTGACGACCAAGGCGGGCACCGGTGCGGGCATCAAGCTGACGCTGTCGAACCCCAGCGGGCTGACCCGGCTGCGGTACGCGTGGGGCCTGGGCGACGGAGGCGGCACGTACGTCCGGATCGTCAACGCCGCCACCGGGCTGTACGTCGACGGGCTGGGGCGCACCGCCAGCGGCTCCGGCACCGGCCAGGCCGGCGGCGACCCCGCCCGCTACGACCAGCAGTGGGTCGTCGAGAACGCCGGCAACCGCGTGCGCATCAAGAACCGCGCCACCGGCCTCTACCTGGACGGTGCGGGCCGCACCACCAACGGCGCCGTGGTGAGCCAGTACGCCGCGAGCGGCAGCGCCAACCAGCTGTGGTCGGTGGTGACCGACGCGAACAACGTCCGCATCCGCAACAGCAGCACCGGGGAATACCTCGACGGCATGGGCCGCACCGGCAGCGGCACCGACCTCGGCCAGTACGGCGACAGCAGCAGCACCAACCAGCGGTGGCGGATCGTCGCCGCCGGCTGA
- a CDS encoding glucose 1-dehydrogenase, with protein MRALTVVPEQRGSLQVSTVPEPRPAPGELLVRGLALGVCGTDKEIVRGEYGWAPPGRDRLVLGHESLGQVITPAAGFAEGDLVVGIVRRPDPVPCGACAAGEFDMCRNGRYTERGIKEIDGYGSERWTVEAEYAVRLDPRLRDVGMLLEPTTVVAKAWEQIQRVGERAWFEPRRVLVTGAGPIGLLGALLGVQRGLDVHVLDRVTDGPKPRLVEALGATYHHDPVEKVLPSLEPDIVLEATGVGSLVFDAMAGTGAYGIVCLTGVSPAGRSLTVDAGTVNRELVLENDVVIGSVNANHRHYRAAADALGRADPDWLGGLVTRRVPLARAADAFAVNDDDVKVVIDLDGER; from the coding sequence ATGCGAGCACTCACCGTGGTGCCGGAACAGCGGGGATCGCTGCAGGTGAGCACCGTGCCCGAGCCGCGGCCCGCGCCGGGCGAGTTGCTCGTGCGGGGGCTCGCGCTCGGCGTGTGCGGCACGGACAAGGAGATCGTCCGCGGCGAATACGGCTGGGCGCCACCCGGCCGGGACCGCTTGGTACTGGGGCACGAGTCACTCGGTCAGGTGATCACCCCGGCCGCCGGCTTCGCCGAGGGCGACCTGGTCGTCGGGATCGTCCGCCGGCCCGACCCGGTGCCGTGCGGCGCGTGCGCGGCCGGGGAGTTCGACATGTGCCGCAACGGCCGCTACACCGAGCGCGGCATCAAGGAGATCGACGGCTACGGCAGCGAACGGTGGACCGTCGAGGCGGAGTACGCGGTCCGCCTCGATCCCCGCCTGCGGGACGTCGGCATGCTGCTGGAACCCACGACGGTCGTCGCGAAGGCGTGGGAGCAGATCCAGCGCGTCGGGGAACGCGCCTGGTTCGAGCCGCGGCGGGTGCTGGTCACCGGCGCGGGCCCGATCGGGCTGCTCGGCGCGCTGCTGGGTGTGCAGCGCGGCCTCGACGTCCACGTCCTCGACCGCGTGACCGACGGCCCCAAGCCCCGGCTCGTCGAGGCGCTCGGCGCGACCTACCACCACGACCCGGTCGAAAAGGTGCTGCCGTCGCTCGAGCCGGACATCGTCCTCGAGGCCACCGGCGTCGGCTCCCTGGTGTTCGACGCGATGGCGGGCACCGGCGCGTACGGCATCGTCTGCCTCACCGGCGTCTCCCCCGCCGGCCGGAGCCTCACCGTGGACGCCGGGACCGTCAACCGCGAACTCGTCCTCGAAAACGACGTCGTCATCGGGTCGGTCAACGCCAACCACCGCCACTACCGGGCCGCCGCCGACGCGCTCGGCCGCGCGGACCCGGACTGGCTGGGCGGGCTCGTCACCCGGCGGGTGCCGCTGGCCCGGGCGGCCGACGCCTTCGCGGTGAACGACGACGACGTCAAAGTCGTCATCGACCTCGACGGCGAGCGCTGA